A region from the Phycodurus eques isolate BA_2022a chromosome 12, UOR_Pequ_1.1, whole genome shotgun sequence genome encodes:
- the tspan7b gene encoding tetraspanin-7b translates to METKPVITCLKTLLIVYSFVFWITGAILLAVGVWGKLMLGPYISLIADNSTNAPYVLIGTGTVIVVFGLFGCFATCRGSPWMLKLYAMFLSLVFLAELVAGISGFVFRHEIKGTFHRTYTDAVLNYNADDEASRAVDSLQRRLRCCGVRNYTSWFGSVYYPSNGVPASCCVNAMDCNPDDLRNATVAPGKVYHQGCYELVTSFMETNMAIIAGVTFGIAFSQLIGMLLACCLSRIITANQYEMV, encoded by the exons ATCACCGGCGCCATCCTGCTGGCGGTGGGCGTCTGGGGCAAGTTGATGCTGGGCCCGTACATCTCGCTCATCGCCGACAACTCCACCAACGCCCCCTACGTGCTCATCGGCACCGGGACCGTCATCGTGGTTTTCGGCCTGTTCGGATGTTTCGCCACGTGCAGAGGAAGCCCGTGGATGTTGAAGCTG TACGCCATGTTTCTGTCGCTGGTCTTCCTCGCCGAGTTGGTGGCCGGGATTAGCGGATTTGTCTTTCGCCACGAG ATAAAGGGGACCTTCCACAGGACGTACACCGACGCCGTCCTCAACTACAACGCTGACGACGAGGCGAGCCGCGCCGTTGACAGCCTGCAGCGCAGA CTGCGCTGCTGCGGCGTGCGCAACTACACCAGCTGGTTCGGCAGCGTGTATTATCCGTCCAACGGCGTTCCCGCCAGCTGCTGCGTCAACGCGATGGACTGCAACCCGGACGACCTCCGCAACGCGACCGTGGCCCCCGGCAAAGTTTATCACCAG ggCTGCTACGAGCTGGTCACTTCATTCATGGAGACCAACATGGCCATCATCGCGGGTGTCACGTTTGGCATCGCCTTCTCGCAG CTGATTGGCATGTTGCTGGCCTGCTGTCTGTCCAGGATCATCACAGCCAACCAGTACGAGATGGTCTAG
- the mid1ip1a gene encoding mid1-interacting protein 1A, whose amino-acid sequence MMRQLAETPAQKNSLFNAMNSFLGAVNNMDQTVMVPSLLRDVPLGDDKPEADEGDADMYSYYQLLKSIRRDMEWGLRVSPAVKETPPRLSRANSTASSASCASSLCSASSEDEDDDDDEEDDEDLQKQFQYHLAGLQEVLSKLTTQAKSLTKRYKQSIGL is encoded by the coding sequence ATGATGCGACAGCTCGCCGAGACGCCCGCCCAGAAGAACTCCCTGTTCAACGCCATGAACAGCTTCCTCGGGGCCGTGAACAACATGGACCAGACGGTCATGGTGCCCAGCCTGCTGCGGGACGTGCCGCTGGGCGACGACAAGCCGGAGGCGGACGAGGGCGACGCGGACATGTACAGCTACTACCAGCTGCTCAAGTCCATCCGGCGGGACATGGAGTGGGGCTTGAGGGTCTCGCCGGCGGTCAAGGAGACGCCGCCCCGGCTCAGCCGCGCCAACTCCACGGCCTCGTCGGCCTCCTGCGCCTCCTCTCTGTGCTCGGCTTCGTCGGAagacgaggacgacgacgacgacgaggaggacgacgaggacCTGCAGAAGCAGTTCCAGTACCACCTGGCCGGGCTCCAAGAGGTCCTGAGCAAGCTCACCACGCAGGCCAAGTCCCTCACCAAGCGCTACAAGCAGTCCATCGGACTCTAA